A stretch of DNA from Carassius auratus strain Wakin chromosome 44, ASM336829v1, whole genome shotgun sequence:
ggggtcaactattcctttaacacatGTACAACCCCTAAATATATGAGCAAGTTATGCATGCATTCTCCGTCACAATGCAGGAAAAAGTTGCAAGGATTGAAATGAACTTTTGGAAAGCACCAGCTCCTTGACTTATATGATATATACTTGATATATGAGCTCATTGGTGAGCCTATATAAGACTTTCAACAATACCTTGCATTTGCGCCACCCACTCTACAAAAGAGGCACTGCCACCACATCGCTCCAAGTGTTTGTTAGACCCAGCCCACACACCTCATAGTGCACCAGCCCACACTGCATCTATAGAGGCTTTTTCTTCAGTTCTGAGTCCTCAAATGTTGCTAAAAAATCCTGCACACCTCATCTTTCCCCAGCAACAGTCTTCAGTTACGGCAAATGTGTCAGAGTCATTCCAGTATTGTCTGACTAATGTGTGAGGTCATTCTGACAGAGCAACTCTTTAGTAAATGTGCACGTGTCATGCAGTAAGTCAACTGTCAAATCAGTGAAATTACAAACAGTATAACTTATGACAAAAAACTcttagaagaaagggatcattggggttctatatagaaccatagggttctttactcaactccaaagaaccttttatggtaaaaaggttctataatgacaagaaagaacccttttggcacaaagggttcatattttgaattttgtgatcattcacatgcattcataaatgcatttgaatacaccgaataatgcagtgaaagaacgcactcaaaatgcacacgcgcactagtatgacttcatcatgtaactttacattagcctagatgcgtgcactttttaggcacgatttgtttagttttttaatatacttgatactgttaaaaggcacatcattaaaacaaaaaatacaagttcacatttcacacctaaacaagcgtggaaaacgtaattagaactagctactaaattagttaaaaatgcctatccatatacagctatgatttgcgaaccacaaactgactcaaatgatttgcgaacccgctttgaactcccgaactgattcaaatgattcgcgatccccaaattgactcaaatgatttgcgatcctgctttgaactcccgaactgactcaaatgattcgcgaacccgctacgaactcccgaactgattcaaatgattcgcgatccccaaattgactcaaatgattcgcgatcccgctttgaactcccaaactgattcaaatgattcgcgatccccaaacttaactcaaatgatttgcgatcccactacgaactcccgaactgactcaaatgattcgcgatcccgctccaactcccaaactggagtcagaggactcaaatgattcgcgatcccgctacgaactcccgaactgctttaaatgattcgcgatccccaaattgactcaaatgattcgtgatcccgctacgaactcccgaacttattcaaatgattcgcgatcccgctttgaactcccgaactgactcaaatgattcgcgatcccgctacgaactcccgaactgactcaaatgaatagcgatcccaatacacataatgctataaaagtgtgcaaatAGAGAGAaattaacagcagatgttcatgttaacaacttctttaacttgagcaaatgcTGCTaatacatacatttgttaataaagtaaataaaacgaaaacatgaatgttttaatgctactgaataaaaataaacgatccactcgaaagtctctgctcatcttgacaggacctggatcagcgAGTTGCGTCTTGGGCcaatgacgtcacttccagggaggcatgttgtatacgcccccgtccattgactccaCCTCCACGTCAAAACAGttccacaaagagagacgtgcagaaaagtaaAGCACAAAGGgaaaatggtatcgcaagctcaaactagactgacacacaaaataaaagcagcattgcaaataaattaatggatatgaccatggaaaatatttattgcaaaatcattgctttcgcgctgtttcatttgttttgcaattcttaatttttgtttgcaaaaagcaaatgtattttcctcaatactttaaataaaatgttttacattcgtttttgttttattgtttttgtatattttaaacaaggtaaacctttttgatttattaaaatataaaagtcacatacatggatttttctgggctaagccccggatctccactcaccctagaaccacccctggtgGTGTGTAATGGAGAAATGCTTTTGTCCAATCTGTTACTTGTATAGATGCTGAAATATTGCATACAAATGGATATTAAACAGCAAATAGATACGTGGTGTGCATTTTAGATGTCTTTTATCACACTTAGTTGCTTTTTAGCTAAATCAGCCTATGAACTGTGGTTAAAACtaaatgcaaatgaaagtcaTTCTTTTTGCAATTCCTTTTTGTGCCGTAAATGCTGTTAATACACCAGTGTGCCTTCTGAGCTCCCTGCATGGCTTAGTTTAAGAAATCCACAGCCTACGAATGACTCAGCTGCTATAGATGAATCTTTAAGAAATGATGTCTCTAGTTGTGTCTGACAGTTTTGGTTCAGTTTCATACATTTGACTGCATGTGATTCGCTTTGGTTTCTGTTGAGTTGTtgcatgcatgtactgtataagaACATTATTTTCTGCCCCCCCTCCTCTCTTTTCTTTTGCTTTCCTCcctgtctgtttttcttttgctttccTCACCATGCTGCATGAAGGATGAAGGGAACCTATGGAAGTTGAGTGTCTGTCTCAATATCTGTGTCAGTGTGAACCAGAAACCCGAGGAGAAGTGGAGAACATATTAAATAAAGGAATCCTTAAAGGAATAGCACAACCAAAATGagaatgtcatcatttactcaccctcatgtcgcccCAAGACACTTTTTCATAttcttgaaataataataattaatgattgcTGTGATTAGTAATCAAATCTTAAAATTATTAGTGTGTTTGTGCTTGATGTAAAATTATTAGTTAACTTATATAAAGATATTAAAGTTGTCTCAACACATATGGATGCTGATTTATTCTCTTATGCTatgaaaattacaaaatgaatggagtacattttgttatatttttgtactttttggtTTTATAAATCACAATCTATAATCTTTTCATGGAAAATGATGGCCCAGACATTCTTCTTAAGATCAGAATTATACACAGCTAAATGACATGGGAGTAAATAAATgggaatataaatatagattttaatttattgctttaaatatcTTACAGTAGTTGTTCTCCTTGTATTATTCTCCTTCAGCTCcagtctgtgttgtgtgtgtttttgttgtgtattGAGCTTGTGATGTTATACATAGATACTGCATAAAATGTACAGCACAGAAGCATTCAATATTTATTGCCAAGGCCAGTTTCTCTTTTTTACTGCAGAAGGCTTTTAATTCAGTCACAAGAACACACAAAAAAGGGAAAGACAGACACTACactgtcattttacatttatcCGATATATCTTACTCTAAATACAATGACAGGAATCTTATCTCAGTTGCTGTAAAGTTCATGGGTCACCCCTATACTTGAGATCAAGCTAAATTTTGTGGTTGCTGCTTAGATCCTTAACCAAGACTGCAATACCATCCCCCTCGCCCTCAAGTGATCCAGTGTTATTGTGATCTCACTAACATTTCTGGGTCAATGCTTCTCGACGCTAATCCACAACATCTATGTTAGCAGCTCAAGTTCTCCGTTAAAATACCACCGCTGCATAACCAAAGCATTTTATATTATCCTTAAACTGAAGTCACCTTGTTTTTACATTCTTGTTCAAGCGCTACTGTATAAAACTAAACGTTGTGCAATGTTTGTGAAAAAGCCAGATTTCAGCTGCAGATGTGACCTTGACCTCTGTGACTAACGGTTACCGCGTTGTCCTAGTTCATTAATGCATTTCACCCAATCAGCTTAAATGACTAAATTAGCCATCAGAATTATAGTGCACTGCCCTTAATCGTTCTCCATGTTAGCCTGCAGGTGAGTGACGTTAGCAAGTAAAGATGAGCTGTGCATCTGGTTGGTTAGCATTTCTATAATGCCAGTCCTCTGGGTTTGAGAACTTTTTGCGGTCTAGATGGTTTGTGTTGTATGATCAGTTTTCTGAAGCAAATATAAAAGTATTGCTATgaatgcttatttatttgttagaatGTTGTACTAAATGTATTTTGCAGTAGGTGgtggccaaaaataaaaaaaaatcctacagaGATGATAATCTTTAGTAGACATCAACAAACACCATATGCTACACAGAATTTCAGGTTCATGTAGTTCGTTTACCTACAATAAAtctattaaattcacattaaatactaggtgataaaatattataaaagttatGGTCATTAGTAAATCGAGACATAATCCGTAGATCTtaatttcagaattctttgaattTGTGAGAAGTGTTTAATAAGGCGGCACGCAGATTTTGTAGAAATACTACACATCATATGCTTCTGTAACAGGTCTGCTTCTCTTCAGCAAATGTGTGGCAACTGCAAAAATCGCATTCAAGAGGAATTAAAGTGCTGGTTAGATGTCATGTTAAACAGTGAAACATCCTCGTCAGTCAAATCGATCTCTCCACcacatgagcaaaaaaaaaaaaaaaaaaaacagctgacaTGAAATGATGGTTTGTTTTCGTAGAGCAGAAAAGAGCAGGACCGCATTTAGCTGTCTGTAAGCACAACAATAGTGTTGCGGTGTGCAAATATTCTGATGCAAACTCAGTGACAGGAGATACATTACACTTTTGTTGAATCGATGGAGAGGGGAACTAGAATGGCACATTAACAGACACCAGTGACTAAACAGATCATTGTTTTACACAACAGCATTGCCGTTTAAGCCCTTAGCAACATCATTTTGtttgtcaaaatgaaaaaaagaattgaCATTTATCAATCATTTTAagtacttaatttattttttcctttattttgaaAGTCTGTAATTCTCTAGAAAAGGAAATATAGTTTTCAATGCAAATTTTCAGACTTCTGTAAAAGCTCAAAAAGGCCATTTtcatgtacaaatatatatatatatatatatatatatatatatattcatatgcaATTGCATAGACAATTTTAACCATTTGGGACTCATAAAAACGGTAAGTAaaggagttaaggacacacaattAAAAAGTTCAAAGCTATTATTATCCATCTTTCAAAAGCTAAAAAAGCAGTCATCCTTGGTGACAGAAAAGTTCCCCTAACTGAGGATTTGCCCGTATATACTATGAAATGACAAATCAAAGTGATTAATTCCTCTGCACAATGTATAGAGACATATGATATATCACTCTTCTCCCACCCACCACACACATCCATCCCTCTGAGAGTGATCAGCAGGGGTCACAATATTGATGGCCAGAAAGAGGCGCCAAGAGATTAATAGTGTGGGGCTTGTATAAATCCCTCAGCCCGGCTTATTAAAGCCAATTTTGTGATAATATGTTGCTCATATGTAATGCTTAACACATAGCTCAAttaacaaaacatattcaaatactACATTTGAGACTAAAATATCtcattgtgcatatatatattacagcaaATATTTCAGTATGAATTTGTAAGTGCATTATTCCTcttaacaaacacacaaatactcCCCAGTGAAGTGATACTGGCATTAACATTCGTAGTGGAAGAAATGTCATGGTCATCAGACTGTCATGGCTGGAGAAATGAGAGAAAGTAGCGAGGGATTGGATTAGTCAGAGGAGAGGAGAGTGTGTAGGTGGGAGTTGAAAAGGCTGAGGTGGTGTCCAGGGAGTGAATGGCACTGCAGTAACTATCAATCAACATATGACTGCAGCCTGCAGTCTACACACACATCCACCACTTTATCACAGACACCTCACTTTACTCTTTAAAACAACGAGAACATTATATGGCTTGAGGTTAAAGTCCTAAAAGCTCAAATCTATCATTcattctctatctatctatctatctcacatGACTTTGTACCCTATatctaaatttacatttattcatttttagctgacgcttttatccaaagcgacgtaCAATTGATATAtctgtcagaggtcgcacgcctctggagcaactaggggttaagcgTCTTGCTCAGGGAAACATTGGTgtttcacagtggattcaaacctgggtctctcacaccaaaggcatgtgtcttatccactgcgccaacaccaccccattaaatatattaaatgcattgtcGGATGCTTTAAATATAATGCATCCATTGCTCATTAATATTGAGAACTCAAAAATGATATGCTTTAACACCTTCTCTTTTGTATTTCCTTGTGTTTTTCTGCAGAGACCAAGCAGGAGTTGGAGGACCTCACAGCTGACATTAAGAAAACAGCCAATAAAGTGCGCTCTAAATTAAAAGgtataaaaccattttttttttttttactttatatcacCGTTTTGAACAAAAATTGGCCAAAGTAAtggatttttacaattatttgggcaatcacgcataacatttttttaaaacattaaggaCTAATTGCCTGCTCTAtatatgtgacccaggaccacaaaaacCAGTCTGGTGGGAGGAGCAAACAACAGACACACTGGgggtggcgtcaggcctcggagaggtttttattaacagaaaaataaccAAAACGGGGAAAAAATTAAGTGTCCAAAAGagagagtgtccaaaataaacaggcaatctggtgtcctcgtcgtgcggCTGGCTTTGTGTAGGCGGGGCATTGTTCAGGAAGGGAGGGTCCAGGTAAGAGGCGGAGTCCAGTGGCCACACTCGCTCCCTTTTTGGTCCCGGGGCgtgaggggcggcggcttcttccAGCGGCTGCATCCATCTCGCTGGCTGCGGTGCTTGAAGGGACTAGACGGCCCTGCATCCTTGCATGATGGTTGTGTAACGGGTGCAGTTCTCGACCGGACCTcaggtccggcagctcacgtctctggcGGTGCAGGTGTCCCTCTACACACCCTCCCTGGACCCATGAGGACACCAGCAtgcatgcacagggaagagaccggtctccagaGGAGAGGCGCGCTCGGCATTTAAACGGTGGTGGTGATGGGGTTCCATTtgcatcaggtgtgccccatcacacgccacTCTTATAGCGCCCCTTCTCTCTAAAGcacccactcctgtcgggagcctggCAAAGGGCGGTGATGATGATAATTAGGAGGGGGGGACAGCCGACTCATCACACCAGtcaaaaattgagatttatacaccaataaaataaaatgaataaataagctttccattgatgtatggtttattaggatctgacaatatttggcagagctacaattatttgaaaatctggaatttgatGGTGcatcaaaatctaaatattgagaaaatcgcctttaaagttgtccaaatgaaattcttagcaatacatattactaattaaaaattaagttttgatatatttacaataggacATTTATGAAATttcttcatggaatatgatctttatttaatctcctaataatttttggtataaaagaaaaatctataattttgacccatgcaatttatttttggctattgctataaatataccccagcgacttaagactggttttgagcTCCAGGGACACATGTATAAACAATGAAACAGATCTGAGATCAGTTTGAGGTGGTGAATATTTTTACAGTCTTCTTCgacttaattaaaatgagaaaagttcaggTCTTATTTGCAAGTATGCATTAAGTTTAGTCTACAAAAGCTCCTAAAACCTTCATTATCAAGTAGTCAAGGCTAATTTAGACACAATCTTTGATTCTAAAGGCAGCCACCTGAGGCCAAAGGAGTTCAGCAATAGACAATTCTTAACATGTAGGGGTTTTAACTAATCTCTTTTGAAGTGCTTTCCTTCTGAAGCCATAAATCACTGAACCATAAATGAAACTTTATAAAGAACTTTTCATAAAGAACTTTATGTTgaccagattgttagttaatcaTTCAGGCTACAAGTCAATATTGCCTATATGGACAGCAATAAAAAAAGTGAACTTGTAAAACTGCGGTGTTAAATGTGATGCTGTCATAAATTTGGATGTACCTAACTTTTGTGCTGTTGCACCTAAGAAAAAAGTAAGGTGCACCAGTGCAAAAAGTTAGTCTAGAGTCctgtgtaatatgtaatatgttatatataatgtacatataatatttaatactacataaaatatatatttgtattttttatatatattaagtttattaaatatataggggttagagttatatatatatatatatatatatatatatattttagatattttattttatttttataaaaaaaaatatatatttgttatttcattaaatatgtatatataatagggttataattgttttaaatgaaattatttagtatacagttttataaaaggtattctttttataaatactgattattatttaactttatttgttatgtatgcaatattaattattatattatatgtaatatacatataCTTAACAAACAAgcaatcaaatcaatcaatatGAAACAAGCAAGTTGCCAACAGTGACAGTCAATTCATCCACACGCTTGCTGATGTAGCCATTGACACTTGGTTTGCTGGGCTCCATTAGAACTGAATGGAGTGTGAATCCCATTGTCTGCTGAAGTGGACAATGAGATCTATTGTTCTTCTGAGATTAAGGGACTTGTTATTACTCTGGGACCACTCTGTCTGACACCTAGTGTGTATGCACTTTCACTGTAACAGCTCGGTCCGACAATTACTTTAGTGTCATGGGTGGTAACTGTAACTGTTGTAGTCAGGTAACTGGGGTGAGACAGCTGCTATTTGAAATGTCAGTCTATGGGGTACGTTGAGATGGCTGTGGGTTTAGCATATTTTACTAGAACAATTCATTATAATCAGTTTATTTCTGTACTCTGCAGCAATCGAACAAAGTATCGAGCAAGAGGAGGGGTTGAACAGATCATCTGCAGATTTGCGGATCCGCAAGACACAGGTATGAAAGTAACTGAAAACACCAGTGTAATAGTCCAAATGTAGCTACTTCTCAGCACGTTTATTAATTCTTCTTAATAAGTAatacaaataagaaataaataattagatatatttttaaaagaaactcaAAACATGTTGTGGTCTTTCGTATGGCAGGGAatatttaaaagcttttatttcattatgtaaACTAGTTTGTCTAAAATGGAAACAATATTAAGCAAAATAGCAGTAAATCTGACCTTCAGGATGTTCAGAGACAGGCATACTTCCTGTGACCTCTGCCCTCCCACTGAGCAGCTCTGTCAAACACCCTCctcagcgccatctgctgtccaGAAACAGAACACGTGCTGTAATTGCTCAACATGCACCATCCCGATTTCACCACGATCACACTTGGCCCACGATACATTGTCCTGAGCCACCCACTGTCAGCGAGTGCATTCACGTCACGATGTGCCGTTACACTTTCACATCCCTGACGCCTCCACATGTCTACCTTTATCCCACAGCATTCCACGCTGTCACGCAAGTTTGTAGAGGTGATGACAGAGTACAACACCACGCAGTCCAAATACAGAGACCGCTGCAAGGACCGTATTCAGAGACAACTGGAAATTAGTGAGTTCTGCTAGCATGCACAAAGACGACACATGCAACCCACGCTCAAAAACGCAAGCTGAAAAACAGCCTCCACATTACTCgaacatgcatttaatttttaaatacacaaGTTAAGTGTTAGTGCATTCGagacatgcattttaaatgcaagcAAAGCTCAACAAAATGACAGGTATGCCACATACTGATACCATGTTCTCATAATATCTTTAATTAGCTGGCAGAACGACTACCAATGAGGAGCTGGAAGACATGTTGGAAAGTGGGAAGCTTGCCATCTTCACTGATGATGTAAGTTTAATAATCGCCGATCATTTACAAAAGTAATTTTACTAGGACTTTGGCTTGCAAATGAAAAAACATTTGTGATTTCAACAGCCACTACAGCCTCATGGACTTCACTCACTATTAAAAGGTCCTTTATGGTTCCATTTTAGAACCTTCATCCacggaacctttccattccataCAAGGTTCTTTATAGTTTAAAAAGGCACTttagataattaaaatgttttttacactaaCAACTGTGGAGTGAAAGGTTCATTAGGGAACTAAAAGTGGTTCTTCAATGGAATCACTGAATTAGATCCCAGAATATATTGTTTGATAATCATTATTACAGAGCTGAATTAAGACTGCTCTGTGCCTGCTCAAAATTCAGTGTAAAGACGCAATGCTGCATCAAAGCCAGATTGAATTTTCCTCACCTCAGCCCCTAGTATCATAGTATACAGTTGCAactgctgtgtaaatgcatttttgcatACATCTGAGCAACATTATACAGTCCATGTAAAGACACGGAAATGCCACTTCTGTGCCACCTTTGCAGTGTAAATGTGCATTTTAGGAATGAATTCTGTGCAAATTAAGGTTTAATAATAGTAACTTGCTATTGACATCCTGCCATGTTTTCTTGTATTTTCCATGTAATAGATCAAAATGGACTCCCAGATGACCAAGCAGGCTCTAAATGAGATTGAGACCCGACACACTGAGATCATTAAGTTGGAGAACAGCATCCGTGAGCTGCACGACATGTTTGTGGACATGGCAATGCTTGTGGAGAGTCAGGTACAACACAGAAAGTTATACCTTAAGAAAATAGTCAAACAAACCTTAGTAATGTTATCGTTTCACAAAAGTCCCTTCCACAAGGCTGTTAGCGATGCTTACAAATGACAGTCGATTTGAGATTTTTGCTCTTTTTATATTCACATTGACTGACCCATATGTCACTGTGTGCAGTGCTTTTAGTATTGTTTAGGAATCactatagtatttaatatttagaattttatattaattttttcatttgaattttcttTAAACTTTAgtcattaatgcattaatatttttctcattaaaaaaaaaaaaattccatatcttccatttttatttcagttttagtactacaaattaaactgacataaaattatttcaaatgtttcaatGAAATTAGttcaatttatttgaatttcatttaatttttatatttatttttgccttcagtttctaaaaacattttaagtggAACATAAAAGtagtatatttattcatttaattaatttcaatttttctgtcattttaattATAGTTGTTTTATTCCttatctttatttcagttttagtacatCATATTAAACTTATTCTTAACATTTTCAGTgaaagagtttattttttatttaattttctaaagtttttcatctaatttttatatttacttatatcaattttatttcagttactaaaaattaattttaatagtgtttgtgttttttttttttttgcaacacaaatgtattttttaagaatattcaTTCAGCTCATGTCCATACTATTCGTAAGGGCCTCATCTATcaggctcaaaaaaaaaaatctatttgtgaACATGGGCTAGACAAAAACTGGACACGTCCTTGTAGTGCACTGCGCTCCAAAGTGATGCTGactttcaaatgtaattcacAGATGCCAATTTATTTCTTCCTCCACAACCGAAGACAagtgaaattatttaaacaaCACAGTCCCTGTGGATCAGTTGGGGTTAAGGGACTTACCATTTGTGGGGTTGGAAATCAGGCTGCACAAAGAATATGAGGGATCTTAACACTGAAAACTTGCCACACTGTAACAAGACACACAGAAGTGTGTCTAACAGGGCACTGCATACAGTGATCATAAACGTGTGTATGTGGATATTGTAGAAAAGACTTTGTTTGTTTCAAGTGTCTATTTTTGTCATTCACAGGGAGAGATGATTGACAGAATTGAGTATAATGTGGAACACTCTGTGGACTATGTAGAGAGAGCAGTTTCTGACACCAAGAAGGCTGTCAAATACCAGAGTCAGGCACGCAAGGTAAACCACCATCAGCTGTTACACCTGATGCCTTTCGGTATTATGCCCTTTGTGTACAATGACTCACGCTCTCAGTCTAGAGAACGCAGTCCTAAGCTCTCATGCACAAAAACAAGTAATAgaatactactaatactactattAGATTACTAAACCATTTAAACTGTCCACAGAAAAACTATGTTGCTTCTTTGGCACTCATTGGTTCTTCAACAGATGCTGCCTGCTCCTAGATTTTTGTGCTGCAGTTTTGCTTGCAGCCATTGCAGTTTTGGTCTAAAGACTGCAGACTCTTGGTGGTGTGCCACCTACTTCTATGCTTTCTGATGACTCAAACTGCAGAAATGGGGTGGTTACTTTTTTACCGGCCCCATAGTTATTTGCTAATAGTGAACTGCTGGTGACACTTAATAGGAACATCATTCTATCGAGAGTTAATAACGAAATTTAACAAACGAAACCTCATTTTGAAGTATTGCCAGATTATAATTGTTGTCAGTTACGGAAGCctcttttccaaaataaaaaaaaaatcatactttttttttcatagttgagtttaaatgcacaattattattataattttttacaagaATCCTGGTTTTCTTTCTGGCAATTCCAAGTTTACATCTTGCAGTTCAGTGTTTATCTCTtgcgaattattattattttctgccacaaaatagaaattaaaaaagttatggtcttaattaataacaacaaaaagaaaaacaggccaataaaaacaaatttagcattgcatGGTCCATTTACATGTCTGACACATGGTGaccagaaaaaaaacttaaaagtagattttttctttttttacatgattCCTTACTGCATGACCAACCAAGCATTTACATTTGGTTAATTCTGTATGGAATAGTCTCTGGCCCAATATAATATTTGCAGATTCCTTCCATGATTTCATCACGTTCAGAAGATATGCACTGCTTTTTTGGCGATTCCAGAGTTTAATATGATGTTAGTACTGT
This window harbors:
- the LOC113062432 gene encoding syntaxin-1B yields the protein MKDRTQELRSAKDSDDDEEVVHVDRDHFMDEFFEQVEEIRGCIEKLSEDVEQVKKQHSAILAAPNPDEKTKQELEDLTADIKKTANKVRSKLKAIEQSIEQEEGLNRSSADLRIRKTQHSTLSRKFVEVMTEYNTTQSKYRDRCKDRIQRQLEITGRTTTNEELEDMLESGKLAIFTDDIKMDSQMTKQALNEIETRHTEIIKLENSIRELHDMFVDMAMLVESQGEMIDRIEYNVEHSVDYVERAVSDTKKAVKYQSQARKKKIMIIICCVILGVVLASTIGGTLGF